The genomic window GGCGATCATCCCCGCGGGGGTCAGGGGGAACAGCTTCCGGATGAGGCCGGCGATCTTCTCGTCGGGTATCCTCCCCGTCCCCTCCGTGTCCACGTGTATCGAGAGCGGATCCGCCACGCCGATGGCGTAGGAGAGCTGCACCTCGCAGCGGTCGGCGAGGCCGGCCGCGACGACGTTCTTGGCCACGTAGCGCGCCATGTAGCTCGCGCTCCGGTCCACCTTCGACGGATCCTTCCCGGAGAAGGCGCCGCCGCCGTGCCGGCCGCGGCCCCCGTAGGTGTCGACGATGATCTTGCGGCCGGTCACGCCGGTGTCGCCGGCGGGCCCCCCGACCACGAAACGCCCGGTCGGGTTGACGTGGTAGATCGTCTTGGCGTCGAGCAGCCGCTTCGGGATGATCGGCAGGATGACCTTCTTGATGATCTCGCTGCGGATCTTCGCGTACGGGATCCCGTCCGCGTGCTGCGTCGAGACGACGACCGTGTGGACGCGGACCGGTTTCCCGCCGTCGTACTCCACCGTGACCTGCGACTTCCCGTCCGGACGGAGCCACGAAATGAGCCCCTTCTCGCGGGCGTACGAGAGGCGCTCGACGAGCCGGTGCGCGAGGTGGATCGGGAGCGGCATCAACTCCTTCGTCTCGCGGCATGCGTAGCCGAACATCAGCCCCTGGTCCCCCGCCCCCGCCGCCTTGTGCAGCCCCTGCCCCGCCGTGACGCCCTGCGAGATGTCGGGGGACTGCTTGTGCACGGAGACGAGGATGCCGCAGCTCTCGGCGTCGAAGCCGATGTCGCCAGTCGTGTAGCCGATCTCGCGGATCGTCCTGCGGGCGAC from Chlamydiota bacterium includes these protein-coding regions:
- a CDS encoding methionine adenosyltransferase, with the translated sequence MASRYLFTSESVTMGHPDKVADQISDAIVDAVYEKDPHGRVACETMLTTGLVVIAGEITTKAEIDYQGVARRTIREIGYTTGDIGFDAESCGILVSVHKQSPDISQGVTAGQGLHKAAGAGDQGLMFGYACRETKELMPLPIHLAHRLVERLSYAREKGLISWLRPDGKSQVTVEYDGGKPVRVHTVVVSTQHADGIPYAKIRSEIIKKVILPIIPKRLLDAKTIYHVNPTGRFVVGGPAGDTGVTGRKIIVDTYGGRGRHGGGAFSGKDPSKVDRSASYMARYVAKNVVAAGLADRCEVQLSYAIGVADPLSIHVDTEGTGRIPDEKIAGLIRKLFPLTPAGMIAHLKLRRPIYRETARNGHFGRLLPSFTWEKTDKAEALRKAAGL